A genomic region of Saccopteryx bilineata isolate mSacBil1 chromosome 1, mSacBil1_pri_phased_curated, whole genome shotgun sequence contains the following coding sequences:
- the USE1 gene encoding vesicle transport protein USE1, with translation MAPAEGVGYGRLAMAASRLELNLVRLLCRCEAMAAEKRDPDEWRLEKYVGALDDMLQALKAQASKPASEVINEYSRKVDFLKGMLQAEKLTSSSEKALANQFLAPGRVPTTARERVPATKTVHLQSRARYTSEMRSELLGMDSTGEPKLDMRKRTGVAGPRTGDEKQSAAELDVVLQQHQNLQEKLAEEMLGLARSLKTNTLAAQSVIKKDNQTLSHSLKMADQNLEKLKTESERLEQHTQKSVNWLLWAMLIIVCFIFISMILFIRIMPKLK, from the exons ATGGCGCCGGCGGAAGGGGTGGGGTACGGCCGGTTAGCGATGGCTGCGTCGAGGCTGGAACTGAACCTGGTGCGGCTGTTGTGCCGCTGCGAGGcgatggcagcagagaagcggGACCCGGACGAGTGGCGTCTGGAAAAG TACGTGGGAGCCCTCGATGACATGCTGCAGGCTTTAAAAGCCCAGGCAAG CAAACCAGCCTCAGAGGTGATCAATGAGTATTCCCGCAAGGTTGACTTTCTGAAGGGGATGCTGCAGGCGGAGAAGCTG ACCTCCTCCTCAGAGAAGGCACTAGCCAACCAGTTCCTGGCCCCCGGCCGAGTACCAACCACAGCCAGGGAGCGGGTGCCCGCCACCAAGACGGTACATCTGCAGTCGCGGGCCCGGTACACCAGCGAGATGAGGAGTGAGCTGCTAGGCATG GACTCTACTGGAG AGCCCAAGCTGGACATGAGGAAGAGAAC TGGGGTGGCAGGGCCCAGGACAGGGGATGAGAAGCAGTCGGCAGCTGAGCTAGACGTTGTCCTGCAACAACACCAGAACCTCCAGGAGAAGTTAGCAGAAGAAATGCTAGGCCTGGCCCGGAGCCTTAAGACCAACACACTGGCTGCCCAGAGTGTCATCAAGAAGGACAACCAG ACCCTGTCGCACTCACTCAAGATGGCTGACCAGAACCTGGAGAAGCTGAAGACGGAATCAGAGCGACTGGAGCAGCACACACAGAAATCAGTCAACTGGCTGCTTTGGGCCATGCTTATCATTGTCTGCTTCATTTTCATCAGCATGATTCTCTTCATCCGTATCATGCCAAAACTCAAATAA